The sequence TAGGTCAAGGAGACCCCTGCCTTCGGCTTCGCCGGCGTGCACGGCCGCACTTGACCAGGCGTAGTCCCAAGCGACGTTGACAATACTAGCGCGCACAGGATTCCGTTCGACGTAGCGCAACACAGTCCACAATCGCTCATCGTCAAGTCCACATGAATAGAAGCGATTTTGCCAGAGATGCCCGCTCCGATTGTAGACACTGTTGAAATACAGAGCATACAGGAAATGCGTCCGACCAACAGCCGTCGCAAGTGAGTCTGCCTTGTTTGGCGTGGCCACCAGGTGAACATGATTCGGCATCAGGCAATACCCAAGCACATTAAGTCCCGCGGACACCGACTGTTTCGTCAGAAATGAAAGGTAGACTGTCCGGTCTACGCTTGTATGGAAAACGTCTTGGCGATTATTTCCGCGTTGCGTGATGTGGTGCGGAATACCCGGGAGGACAATCCTTGCGCTTCGTGGCATTATGCTGTGATAGTTATCTATCCCCTCCCATCACCCCAAGATACTTCCCCAAAAGACAACTACCGCTGCTTCTATCGTTCTCCTAGAAATAGGTGACTGTCACTATTTTCTCAGAAAAAAAGGTGACTGTCACTATTTTGCTTTGTCCCTCGTGATCCGCCCGTCCCTGACGACCGGCACGACCGGCACCGAATCCAGCGCGCTGGCGATTTCCAGGTCCTCCGTGAAGCCGAGAGAAGACAGATAGACGCCGTGGCTTGCTTCGAGAATCATTTTCCTGATGTTCTTGGCGTGGGCCTTCGCGGTAAGCAGGGCGATCTGTGAACCGTCGTTGAGCTCGAAACCGCTGCGGTCCTCAGACGTCATTCTCTCCACAAGCATGCCTGCACAGACAGTGTCCTCAAGCGAAGTTTGCCCGAGTTTCCCCGAGCATATCACCGAGATATCGGTCTGAGATTCCTTCAGATACTCCACCACGGCGCCCAGGTTTACAAATGAACAAAGGACAACTTCTCTGGCAAAGGACCCTTTTGCAATCGCCCGTGTTCCATTGGTTGATGAAAAAATCAGAGTCTTTCCGGAAATCGTCTCGCTTGTGTATTCCAGAGGTGAGTTCCCCAGGTCAAAGCCGGGGATTTTCTTCCCGTCTCTTTCACCGCAAAGGAGTGTCATGTCTCTTGGAAGAGTCGATAGGAGTTTTGTCGCAACTTCAACGCTTTCTGCCGGGATGATTTTCTCTGCGCCGTTTTCGACTGCATAGGCAAGGCTTGTGCAGGAACGCAGCACATCGATAACCACAACCCTGTCCGTGCGCGCTCCCTCGTCCACTGCAGAAGGCACAAGATAGACGTAGAGTTTCATGCGGTCTTAACCTCCTCCGTCTCCTTCATCAGGTCCTCGACAAAAGCGGTCGTGACGGACCCGGAAATGAATTTCTCATTGGAGAGAATGCGAAGATGAAATGGAATGGTAGTCTCAACTCCCTCAACGACGCATTCGTGA comes from Candidatus Eisenbacteria bacterium and encodes:
- a CDS encoding 2-phosphosulfolactate phosphatase; this translates as MKLYVYLVPSAVDEGARTDRVVVIDVLRSCTSLAYAVENGAEKIIPAESVEVATKLLSTLPRDMTLLCGERDGKKIPGFDLGNSPLEYTSETISGKTLIFSSTNGTRAIAKGSFAREVVLCSFVNLGAVVEYLKESQTDISVICSGKLGQTSLEDTVCAGMLVERMTSEDRSGFELNDGSQIALLTAKAHAKNIRKMILEASHGVYLSSLGFTEDLEIASALDSVPVVPVVRDGRITRDKAK
- a CDS encoding transposase, with the protein product MPRSARIVLPGIPHHITQRGNNRQDVFHTSVDRTVYLSFLTKQSVSAGLNVLGYCLMPNHVHLVATPNKADSLATAVGRTHFLYALYFNSVYNRSGHLWQNRFYSCGLDDERLWTVLRYVERNPVRASIVNVAWDYAWSSAAVHAGEAEGRGLLDLTGWREKWSPSDWKEVLGRGEEDRVLNELRSYTKQGLPLCGEEMLSSLERALGHSVRPLPVGRPKKGKTSDERR